Proteins encoded within one genomic window of Lysinibacillus sphaericus:
- the hisJ gene encoding histidinol-phosphatase HisJ, with amino-acid sequence MKRDGHIHSPYCPHGSSDSFTQYIEKAIAENFTDITFTEHAPLPSNFQDPTPEQDSGMRPDFLMPYLEDLQRLQKQYAQDIRIRIGLEIDYIVGFEQETRHFLDTYGHFLDDAILSVHFLQWQNTYECIDFSAESFINFAQKVGSVERLYHLYYDTVLQSIEADLGQYKPKRIGHPTLIHKFQLAHHQPVDDTDRIQEVLTTMQQKGYELDLNSAGLSKTYCQEPYPPFAFIDYSKTIGLPIVFGSDAHAAVDLHQHYKTLFPDK; translated from the coding sequence ATGAAAAGAGACGGGCACATCCATAGCCCCTATTGCCCACATGGGTCATCTGATTCATTTACACAATATATTGAAAAAGCAATTGCTGAAAACTTTACCGATATTACATTTACAGAACATGCACCATTACCCTCTAATTTCCAAGATCCTACACCTGAACAGGATAGTGGTATGCGCCCAGATTTTTTAATGCCTTATTTGGAAGACTTACAACGACTTCAAAAACAATATGCACAGGATATTCGCATTCGCATCGGTTTAGAGATCGACTATATTGTCGGCTTCGAGCAAGAAACACGTCATTTTCTTGATACATATGGACATTTTTTAGACGATGCCATTTTATCTGTTCATTTTTTACAATGGCAGAATACGTATGAATGCATTGATTTTTCTGCTGAAAGTTTTATAAATTTTGCCCAAAAAGTAGGTTCTGTTGAACGTCTCTATCATTTATATTATGATACTGTCCTACAATCTATTGAAGCTGACTTAGGACAATACAAACCTAAGCGCATCGGGCATCCAACACTTATTCATAAATTTCAGCTAGCCCATCATCAGCCAGTTGATGACACTGACCGCATCCAAGAAGTATTAACTACTATGCAGCAAAAAGGATATGAGTTAGATTTAAATAGTGCTGGCTTAAGTAAAACATATTGTCAGGAACCCTATCCACCATTTGCCTTTATCGATTATAGTAAAACGATTGGTTTACCTATCGTTTTCGGTTCAGATGCTCATGCTGCTGTCGATTTACATCAGCATTATAAAACTCTATTTCCAGACAAATAA
- the ezrA gene encoding septation ring formation regulator EzrA — protein MEYIIIPIILLLILAIVGLMMRRKHTTIIAQLENEKLQIQNNPINEEISKVKSLNMNGETEEMFERWRNSWDEVIDVHMTKIDSLLFDAEDQINRLRFKKATLIEREIEDYIRKCEKDKDKILEELNELIGSEEKNRIEIEQLKEYYRSARKTLLAHQHSFGVALPALEQKLEVFVQKFEEFDVLTSEGNYLQAREIVISLNNESQQTFEYINDVPTILTELQVKLPGAIQELRNGQREMEEQSYYLHHLELTEALDKLEEEFASLKEELAELKLTSVKPRVAEINEEIDRFYDLLEKEVIAKNYVDQNCERLLGSITNVINSTRLVSDEATFVQQSYHLNEKDAEIPKAALKQLEALQRRYDLLAMRVSEEKSAYSSLQEELIEISEELERIHEEQGHLSNTMKKLRIDENKARTQVDNLKKTLQETDRLLNKANIPGIPEEMDARLDEAAEHIYVVMQSLQEVPLNMGTVHNNLNAATLCVEDVHAKAHELIENVMLIERIIQYGNRHRATNPKLNARLKEAEEAFHQFRYAKALEEAGTAVEEMEPGALKRIEAIVAEEAFTKS, from the coding sequence ATGGAGTATATCATCATTCCGATTATCCTACTATTAATTTTAGCCATAGTAGGATTAATGATGCGAAGAAAACATACAACAATTATTGCACAACTTGAAAATGAAAAATTACAAATACAAAACAATCCCATAAATGAAGAAATTTCTAAAGTTAAATCTTTAAACATGAATGGCGAAACAGAGGAAATGTTTGAACGGTGGCGTAATAGTTGGGATGAAGTCATCGACGTACATATGACAAAAATTGATTCGCTTTTATTCGATGCTGAAGACCAAATCAATCGCCTTCGTTTTAAAAAAGCAACGTTGATTGAGCGTGAAATAGAAGATTATATTCGTAAGTGTGAAAAAGATAAAGATAAAATCTTAGAAGAACTTAATGAATTAATTGGCAGCGAAGAAAAAAACCGTATTGAAATTGAACAGTTAAAAGAATATTATCGATCAGCACGTAAAACATTGCTTGCACATCAGCACTCATTTGGCGTAGCCCTACCAGCACTTGAACAAAAACTAGAAGTGTTTGTACAAAAATTTGAAGAATTTGATGTACTCACAAGCGAGGGCAATTATTTACAAGCGCGTGAAATAGTAATTAGCTTAAATAATGAATCTCAGCAAACGTTTGAATATATTAATGATGTGCCAACTATTTTAACCGAACTACAAGTAAAATTACCTGGTGCAATTCAAGAATTACGCAATGGTCAGCGTGAAATGGAAGAACAATCTTACTACTTGCATCATTTAGAACTTACAGAGGCTTTGGACAAACTGGAAGAAGAGTTTGCTTCGTTAAAAGAAGAACTAGCGGAGCTGAAATTAACATCTGTGAAACCTCGTGTTGCTGAAATAAATGAAGAAATAGACCGTTTTTATGACTTGCTTGAAAAAGAAGTGATTGCTAAAAACTATGTCGACCAAAATTGTGAGCGCTTATTAGGATCGATTACGAATGTTATTAACTCCACTCGATTAGTAAGTGATGAAGCAACATTTGTCCAACAAAGCTACCACTTGAATGAAAAAGATGCAGAAATTCCAAAAGCGGCGCTAAAACAATTAGAAGCATTACAACGTCGCTATGATTTATTGGCGATGCGTGTGTCAGAGGAAAAATCGGCCTATTCAAGCTTACAAGAGGAATTAATTGAAATTAGTGAAGAACTGGAGCGCATACACGAAGAGCAAGGGCATTTATCGAATACAATGAAAAAACTTCGCATTGATGAAAATAAGGCTCGGACACAAGTGGACAACTTGAAAAAAACGTTACAAGAAACAGATCGTCTGTTAAATAAGGCGAATATTCCAGGTATTCCTGAAGAGATGGATGCGCGATTAGATGAGGCAGCGGAGCATATTTACGTTGTGATGCAAAGTCTACAAGAGGTACCGCTCAATATGGGAACTGTCCATAATAACTTAAATGCAGCGACACTTTGTGTTGAGGATGTTCACGCGAAAGCACATGAATTGATTGAAAACGTCATGCTTATCGAACGTATTATTCAATATGGCAATCGCCACCGTGCAACAAATCCAAAGTTAAATGCTCGTTTAAAAGAAGCAGAAGAGGCATTTCATCAATTCCGGTATGCAAAGGCTTTAGAAGAAGCAGGGACTGCAGTGGAGGAAATGGAGCCAGGTGCTTTGAAACGCATTGAGGCCATTGTTGCCGAAGAAGCGTTCACAAAGTCATAA